A section of the Oryza sativa Japonica Group chromosome 1, ASM3414082v1 genome encodes:
- the LOC4326292 gene encoding protein NCA1 isoform X2 — translation MQVNNPPTIDTTNPIMSSLCPFAKLASAGATCPVKSSSDNKTTINHTDDDDDDNEKTGNANTDPRVVPPKCPFGYDSNTFKLGPLSCMVCHALLHQSSKCTPCSHKFCKACILRFKDCPLCGADIQGIEPDDELQGLVDRFIDGHARIKRSHAAGDGEAASDNKTKVIYEDVSMERGAFLVQQAMRAFRAQNIESAKSRLSMCAQDIREELKSKQDNQELCSQLGAVLGMLGDCCRTLGDAPSAITYYEESAEFLSKLPKKDLELVHTLSVSLNKIGDLRYYDGDLHSARSYYARSLDVRRSAAKEHSAVASQVIDVATSLAKVADVDRNLGNESMAVEGFEEAIKCLENLKLESGEASLEQRRLSVLDFLQKQLDDK, via the exons ATGCAGGTAAATAATCCACCTACGATAGATACGACCAACCCCATTATGAGCTCTCTATGCCCCTTTGCCAAACTCGCCTCCGCTGGCGCCACATGCCCCGTAAAATCATCATCAGACAACAAAACCACCATCAAtcacaccgacgacgacgacgacgacaatgaAAAAACTGGCAATGCTAACACCGATCCTCGTGTGGTGCCACCAAAGTGCCCCTTTGGCTATGACTCCAACACCTTCAAGCTTGGCCCACTCAGCTGCATGGTCTGCCACGCTCTGCTACATCAAAGCAGCAAATGCACCCCGTGCTCCCACAAGTTCTGCAA GGCATGCATATTGCGCTTTAAGGACTGTCCATTGTGTGGTGCTGACATCCAAGGGATCGAGCCCGATGATGAGCTTCAAGGCCTTGTCGACCGCTTCATTGATGGCCATGCCCGAATCAAGAGATCACATGCTGCAGGCGATGGGGAAGCCGCAAGTGACAACAAGACCAAGGTCATTTACGAGGATGTCTCCATGGAGAGAGGGGCTTTTCTGGTCCAGCAAGCGATGAGG GCCTTTCGCGCACAGAACATTGAAAGTGCAAAGTCAAGGCTCAGTATGTGTGCACAAGACATCAGGGAAGAATTGAAATCTAAACAAGACAACCAAGAACTGTGTTCTCAACTTGGAGCTGTGTTAGGAATGCTTGGGGACTGCTG TCGGACCTTGGGAGATGCTCCTTCAGCAATCACTTACTATGAAGAAAGTGCTGAATTCCTCTCGAAATTGCCCAAAAAAGATCTGGAG TTGGTCCATACTCTCTCAGTTTCACTAAATAAAATTGGAGATCTTCGCTATTATGATGGGGACCTCCACTCAGCAAGAAGCTATTATGCGCGTTCGTTGGATGTTCGCAGAAGTGCAGCAAAAGAACACTCAGCTGTGGCTTCCCAG GTCATTGATGTAGCAACTTCTCTTGCCAAAGTTGCGGATGTCGATAGAAATCTTGGGAACGAAAGCATGGCAGTTGAGGGTTTTGAGGAAGCAATTAAATGCCTTGAGAATTTGAAGCTGGAATCTGGAGAGGCCAGTCTTGAGCAGCGG CGTCTCTCGGTTCTCGACTTTCTACAAAAACAATTGGATGACAAGTGA
- the LOC4326292 gene encoding protein NCA1 isoform X3: protein MSSLCPFAKLASAGATCPVKSSSDNKTTINHTDDDDDDNEKTGNANTDPRVVPPKCPFGYDSNTFKLGPLSCMVCHALLHQSSKCTPCSHKFCKACILRFKDCPLCGADIQGIEPDDELQGLVDRFIDGHARIKRSHAAGDGEAASDNKTKVIYEDVSMERGAFLVQQAMRAFRAQNIESAKSRLSMCAQDIREELKSKQDNQELCSQLGAVLGMLGDCCRTLGDAPSAITYYEESAEFLSKLPKKDLELVHTLSVSLNKIGDLRYYDGDLHSARSYYARSLDVRRSAAKEHSAVASQVIDVATSLAKVADVDRNLGNESMAVEGFEEAIKCLENLKLESGEASLEQRRLSVLDFLQKQLDDK, encoded by the exons ATGAGCTCTCTATGCCCCTTTGCCAAACTCGCCTCCGCTGGCGCCACATGCCCCGTAAAATCATCATCAGACAACAAAACCACCATCAAtcacaccgacgacgacgacgacgacaatgaAAAAACTGGCAATGCTAACACCGATCCTCGTGTGGTGCCACCAAAGTGCCCCTTTGGCTATGACTCCAACACCTTCAAGCTTGGCCCACTCAGCTGCATGGTCTGCCACGCTCTGCTACATCAAAGCAGCAAATGCACCCCGTGCTCCCACAAGTTCTGCAA GGCATGCATATTGCGCTTTAAGGACTGTCCATTGTGTGGTGCTGACATCCAAGGGATCGAGCCCGATGATGAGCTTCAAGGCCTTGTCGACCGCTTCATTGATGGCCATGCCCGAATCAAGAGATCACATGCTGCAGGCGATGGGGAAGCCGCAAGTGACAACAAGACCAAGGTCATTTACGAGGATGTCTCCATGGAGAGAGGGGCTTTTCTGGTCCAGCAAGCGATGAGG GCCTTTCGCGCACAGAACATTGAAAGTGCAAAGTCAAGGCTCAGTATGTGTGCACAAGACATCAGGGAAGAATTGAAATCTAAACAAGACAACCAAGAACTGTGTTCTCAACTTGGAGCTGTGTTAGGAATGCTTGGGGACTGCTG TCGGACCTTGGGAGATGCTCCTTCAGCAATCACTTACTATGAAGAAAGTGCTGAATTCCTCTCGAAATTGCCCAAAAAAGATCTGGAG TTGGTCCATACTCTCTCAGTTTCACTAAATAAAATTGGAGATCTTCGCTATTATGATGGGGACCTCCACTCAGCAAGAAGCTATTATGCGCGTTCGTTGGATGTTCGCAGAAGTGCAGCAAAAGAACACTCAGCTGTGGCTTCCCAG GTCATTGATGTAGCAACTTCTCTTGCCAAAGTTGCGGATGTCGATAGAAATCTTGGGAACGAAAGCATGGCAGTTGAGGGTTTTGAGGAAGCAATTAAATGCCTTGAGAATTTGAAGCTGGAATCTGGAGAGGCCAGTCTTGAGCAGCGG CGTCTCTCGGTTCTCGACTTTCTACAAAAACAATTGGATGACAAGTGA
- the LOC4326293 gene encoding NAC transcription factor 29, producing the protein MMTIDLQLPAAACGDHHTAAGAGLPPGFRFHPTDEELLLHYLGKRAAAAPCPAPVIAEVDIYKYNPWELPAMAVFGESDGEWYFFSPRDRKYPNGVRPNRAAGSGYWKATGTDKPISISETQQTVLLGVKKALVFYRGRPPKGTKTSWIMHEYRLANAAASSSSSYTSNMKQLASSSSSSSSSASMRLDEWVLCRIYKKKEANQQLQHYIDMMMDDDNDDEHNLQVQQQQQQQAQSHRMPRPPSISDYLLDYSDDLPPSTDQTPSLHLGFTAVNEGNNKRHKTMEEYYSISISTADMLHASSSTSNNKSTQINFSSIFEPQTPAAAGHQLMSSHNDDTSI; encoded by the exons atgatgaccATCGACCTGCAgcttccggcggcggcgtgcggtgATCATCACACAGCAGCAGGGGCAGGGCTGCCGCCGGGATTCCGGTTCCACCCGACGGACGAGGAGCTCCTCCTCCACTACCTCGGCaagcgcgccgcggcggcgccctgcCCGGCACCGGTGATCGCCGAGGTGGACATTTACAAGTACAACCCGTGGGAGCTGCCGGCCATGGCGGTGTTCGGGGAGTCGGATGGCGAGTGGTACTTCTTCAGCCCACGCGACCGCAAGTACCCCAACGGCGTCCGTCCCAaccgcgccgccggctccggctactGGAAGGCCACCGGAACCGACAAGCCCATCTCCATCTCGGAGACGCAGCAGACGGTACTGCTGGGCGTGAAGAAGGCCCTCGTCTTCTACCGCGGTCGCCCGCCCAAGGGCACCAAGACCAGCTGGATCATGCACGAGTACCGCctcgccaacgccgccgcctcctcctcctcctcctatacTAGTAACATGAAGCAGCTGgcctcatcatcatcgtccAGCTCCAGCAGCGCCAGCATGAGG CTGGACGAGTGGGTGCTGTGCAGAATCTACAAGAAGAAGGAGGCCAACCAGCAGCTGCAGCACTACATCGACATGATGATGGACGACGACAACGATGACGAACACAACCtgcaggtgcagcagcagcagcagcagcaggctcaAAGCCACCGGATGCCAAGGCCTCCATCCATCTCAGACTACCTTCTCGACTACTCCGACGACCTCCCGCCGTCCACCGATCAGACGCCATCTCTGCACCTTGGATTCACGGCGGTGAACGAGGGCAACAACAAGAGGCACAAAACTATGGAGGAATATTATTCTATTTCCATTTCCACTGCAGATATGCTGCATGCGTCGTCGTCCACGTCCAACAACAAGTCGACGCAAATCAACTTCTCCTCCATATTTGAGCCGCAGACGCCTGCAGCTGCGGGCCATCAGCTGATGTCTTCTCACAACGACGACACATCCATATGA